ACCAGCACGCGGTCCGACACGCTCATCACCAGTGTCATGTCGTGCTCCACCAGAAGGCATGTCACGCCGAGCTCGTCGCGGATGTCGCGGATCCAGTGGCGCATGTCCGTGCGTTCTTCGTGGTTCATCCCCGCGCTCGGCTCGTCCAGAAGCAGCATCCGAGGCTTCATCGCGAGCGCGCGCCCGAGCTCCACGAGCTTGCGTTTGCCGTACGGAAGCGCGCCGACGTGCACGTCGCGCACCGCCTGCAAGTGCAGGAAATCGATGACGCGCTCGGCCTCCTCGCGATGCGCGATCTCCTCGCGGCGCACGCCCGGCCCGAACACGGCTGCGGCAAGCACGCCCGTCTTCATGTGCAGATGCCGGCCCAGAAGCAGGTTGTCCATCGTTGTCATGCCCGTGAACAGCTCGATATTCTGGAACGTCCGCGCGATGCCGAGCCGCGCCGCCTTGTGCGGCGCGATGCCCGTGATGTCGGCGCCGTCGAAAATCGCGCGCCCCCTTCCGGGCTTGTAGATGCCGTTCAGGCAGTTGAACAGCGTCGTCTTCCCCGCGCCATTCGGCCCGAGGATCGAAAAGATCTCGCCCTTCTCGACGGCAAAGCTCACGCCCTTGAGCGCGTGGATGCCGCCGAAATCGATGCCCAGATTTTCGACCGTCAGAAATGACATGAACGAGCCTTATACCCCAAACGCATCCCGCCCCCTATCCCTCTCGTGCGCGTGCCCGTGCCCGATCGACGAACCGCGAGAGCTTGTTCTGAGCGCGAGCGAAGGATCAGGGAGCGGGTCGAAAGGCAACGGACAAAATGGACATCATGGACCGGCGAACGGACGGTTGCGATTTGCGACAACCTTTCAGACTTCCAGACTTCCAGACTTCCAGACTTCCAAACTATTCCCGTGCCCGTGCCCGTTCTCCTTTGCCGTGTTTTGTAACCGGCCAAGCCCATTGCGATACGAAAGAATTCCTTCGTTTCGTTTTTCCAAAAGAAAGGATTCTTTACTTTCGAAATCGAAAAGAAAGAATTCTTTACTTTCGAAATTCGATGCGCGACGATCGCGGCATGGAGCCATCATGCCCCGCGTGACCGGTACAATCGAACGCGCCGTCGTCGGCGGCGAGAACGTGCGCGCGT
The nucleotide sequence above comes from bacterium. Encoded proteins:
- a CDS encoding ABC transporter ATP-binding protein, which produces MSFLTVENLGIDFGGIHALKGVSFAVEKGEIFSILGPNGAGKTTLFNCLNGIYKPGRGRAIFDGADITGIAPHKAARLGIARTFQNIELFTGMTTMDNLLLGRHLHMKTGVLAAAVFGPGVRREEIAHREEAERVIDFLHLQAVRDVHVGALPYGKRKLVELGRALAMKPRMLLLDEPSAGMNHEERTDMRHWIRDIRDELGVTCLLVEHDMTLVMSVSDRVLVLDHGEAIACGTPEVISADPAVAAAYLGTDAAGAEAAIDA